A stretch of the Polynucleobacter tropicus genome encodes the following:
- the trpC gene encoding indole-3-glycerol phosphate synthase TrpC — translation MSDILEKIVATKKIEVANNLKKISLAGQREMAHANNQDSKQKPRGFIRAIEQKIAVGNAGVITEIKKASPSKGILREHFIPAEIARSYEKHGSACLSVLTDVDYFQGSNAYLQEARSACSIPVLRKDFTIDPYQIYEARAIGADAILLIVACLELNQMKELEACAHELGLDVLVEVHDGPELEQALELKTPLLGINNRNLKTFEVTLQTTLSLLPSVPSNKILVTESGILSRDDVQLMRSNQVNAFLVGEAFMRSADPGKALSDLFF, via the coding sequence ATGAGCGATATCCTAGAAAAAATTGTTGCGACTAAAAAAATTGAGGTTGCAAACAACTTAAAGAAAATTTCACTTGCGGGTCAACGTGAAATGGCTCATGCCAATAATCAAGATTCGAAGCAAAAACCTCGTGGATTTATTCGCGCTATCGAACAAAAGATTGCAGTAGGCAATGCAGGCGTCATTACTGAGATTAAAAAAGCAAGTCCAAGTAAGGGTATTCTGCGCGAACACTTCATTCCCGCTGAAATTGCTAGATCCTATGAAAAACATGGCTCAGCTTGTTTGTCAGTATTAACCGATGTGGATTATTTCCAAGGAAGTAACGCCTACCTTCAAGAAGCTCGTAGCGCTTGCAGTATTCCTGTTTTACGCAAAGACTTTACGATAGACCCCTATCAAATCTATGAAGCGCGGGCGATTGGTGCAGATGCGATTTTGTTAATCGTCGCCTGCCTTGAACTCAACCAAATGAAAGAGCTGGAAGCTTGCGCCCACGAGCTAGGCTTAGATGTATTGGTAGAAGTCCATGATGGGCCTGAACTTGAACAAGCGCTTGAATTAAAAACACCATTGCTTGGAATCAACAACCGTAACCTCAAAACTTTTGAGGTGACATTGCAAACCACACTGTCACTTTTGCCTTCAGTTCCCAGCAATAAAATTTTGGTTACTGAATCCGGAATATTGAGTCGCGATGATGTGCAACTTATGCGTAGCAATCAAGTAAATGCTTTTTTAGTCGGCGAAGCCTTTATGCGTAGCGCCGATCCAGGCAAGGCGCTTAGCGATCTATTTTTCTAA
- the trpD gene encoding anthranilate phosphoribosyltransferase, with product MPITPQEALQRCIEHRELFHDEMTDMMRLIMSGEMAPELVAGLLVALRTKKETVGEIAAAAQVMREFATAVNVEDRSHLVDVVGTGGDGAHTFNISTAAMFVAAAAGAKIAKHGNRSVSSKSGSADVLEALGVNLTLSADQVAKCISNVGAGFMFAPNHHPAMKNVVPIRKQLGVRTIFNILGPLTNPADAKRILMGVFHPDLVGIQARVLQALGMEHALVVYGRDGLDEISLEGPTLVGELKDGAVREYEIHPKDFGLNTAPTNSFKVANAEESKKIVLDVIDNKPGPASDIVCLNAGATLYVAGIAQDIASGIAKAKAAISSGAARQKLDAFVAATQSK from the coding sequence ATGCCAATCACCCCTCAAGAAGCTCTGCAACGCTGCATCGAACATCGCGAACTCTTTCACGATGAAATGACCGATATGATGCGTCTCATCATGAGTGGTGAAATGGCACCTGAATTAGTTGCTGGCTTATTAGTTGCTCTTCGCACCAAAAAAGAAACTGTTGGTGAGATTGCAGCGGCAGCGCAAGTCATGCGCGAGTTCGCAACTGCGGTAAACGTGGAAGATCGATCCCATCTTGTTGACGTAGTGGGTACTGGCGGTGACGGCGCACACACTTTTAATATCTCAACTGCGGCAATGTTTGTTGCGGCAGCCGCTGGTGCAAAGATTGCTAAACACGGTAATCGCAGCGTTAGCAGCAAATCCGGTAGCGCTGATGTTTTGGAGGCCCTGGGCGTCAATTTGACCCTATCCGCCGATCAAGTTGCCAAATGCATTTCCAATGTTGGCGCTGGTTTCATGTTTGCCCCCAACCATCACCCCGCAATGAAAAATGTTGTGCCCATTCGCAAACAATTAGGCGTGCGTACTATTTTCAATATTCTGGGACCACTAACTAATCCAGCTGACGCGAAACGTATTTTGATGGGCGTATTTCACCCAGATCTGGTGGGTATTCAAGCAAGGGTTTTGCAAGCTCTAGGCATGGAACATGCATTAGTGGTTTATGGTCGCGATGGTCTAGATGAAATCTCTCTCGAAGGTCCAACTTTAGTTGGCGAACTTAAAGATGGCGCTGTACGCGAGTATGAAATTCATCCAAAAGATTTTGGCTTGAACACTGCGCCAACAAACAGCTTTAAAGTGGCCAACGCAGAAGAATCCAAGAAAATTGTGCTTGATGTAATTGATAACAAACCAGGTCCAGCAAGTGACATCGTTTGCTTAAATGCTGGCGCCACTCTTTATGTAGCGGGCATTGCGCAAGATATCGCCAGTGGTATCGCTAAAGCCAAAGCAGCGATCAGTTCTGGCGCTGCACGCCAAAAACTGGATGCATTTGTTGCAGCCACCCAATCCAAGTAA
- the prfA gene encoding peptide chain release factor 1, translating into MKPSMRAKLEHLDTRLAELNSLLTSEEATKDMDAYRKLTREHSDIATVVVQFGLYKQAEADAQAAEEMRKDPEMKDFADEEQKQAQATMEELEGSLQKLLLPKDENDERNVFLEIRAGTGGDESALFAADLLRMYTRFAERQGWKVEMVSSTESDLGGYKEVVLRLVGQSVYSRLKFESGGHRVQRVPQTETQGRIHTSACTVAVMPEADELEAVKINPAELRIDTFRASGAGGQHINKTDSAVRITHLPTGTVVECQDDRSQHRNREQAMKVLVSRIMDAREREKHQLEAQTRKSLIGSGDRSDRIRTYNFPQGRITDHRINLTLYKIDAMMDGDLDDLCNALASEHQAELLAALGDN; encoded by the coding sequence ATGAAGCCCAGCATGCGGGCTAAGCTGGAACATCTAGATACGCGCTTAGCCGAACTTAATTCCCTTTTAACCTCAGAAGAGGCAACCAAAGATATGGATGCCTATCGCAAACTCACGCGTGAACATTCTGATATTGCAACGGTGGTTGTGCAATTTGGCTTGTATAAACAAGCTGAAGCTGATGCACAAGCGGCTGAAGAAATGCGCAAAGATCCAGAAATGAAGGACTTTGCCGACGAAGAACAAAAACAAGCTCAAGCGACGATGGAAGAACTAGAAGGCAGCCTTCAGAAGCTTCTCTTGCCTAAAGATGAAAATGACGAGCGCAATGTTTTCTTGGAAATTCGTGCGGGTACCGGCGGGGATGAAAGCGCCCTTTTTGCAGCTGATCTTTTGCGTATGTACACCCGCTTTGCCGAGCGGCAAGGCTGGAAAGTGGAAATGGTTAGCTCCACAGAATCCGATCTTGGTGGCTATAAAGAAGTTGTTCTTCGCTTAGTAGGTCAATCGGTTTACTCACGCCTCAAATTTGAATCAGGCGGCCATCGTGTACAACGCGTGCCACAGACAGAAACCCAAGGACGCATTCATACATCAGCCTGTACAGTTGCAGTAATGCCTGAGGCAGATGAGCTCGAAGCAGTCAAAATTAACCCTGCCGAATTACGCATTGACACCTTCCGTGCTTCTGGCGCAGGTGGGCAGCACATTAATAAAACGGATTCAGCAGTTCGTATCACCCATCTTCCAACCGGTACAGTTGTTGAATGCCAGGATGATCGAAGCCAGCACCGCAATCGCGAACAAGCTATGAAAGTGTTGGTCTCACGCATCATGGATGCGCGTGAGCGCGAGAAACATCAACTAGAAGCACAGACCCGTAAATCTCTGATTGGCTCTGGAGATCGCAGCGATCGTATTCGTACATACAATTTCCCGCAGGGCCGCATCACTGATCATCGTATTAATCTCACGCTCTATAAAATTGATGCCATGATGGATGGGGATTTAGATGATTTATGCAACGCTCTTGCATCTGAGCATCAGGCTGAGCTTCTTGCTGCACTAGGTGATAACTAA
- the ychF gene encoding redox-regulated ATPase YchF: MSLKCGIVGLPNVGKSTLFNALTKAGIAAENYPFCTIEPNVGVVEVPDPRLAALAEIVKPERILPAAVEFVDIAGLVAGASKGEGLGNQFLANIRETDAITHVVRCFEDPNVIHVAGKIDPIADIGVIDTELALSDLATVEKTLARSSKAAKSGNDKEAAALVAVLTKVQAHLDSAQPVRSLSLTDEEKLLIKPLCLITAKPAMYVANVKEDGFENNPHLEAVKQHAAKEKAPVVAVCAAIEAEIADLDDADKSAFLSDLGMDEPGLDRVIRAGYALLGLHTYFTAGVKEVRAWTIHQGDTAPKAAGVIHTDFERGFIRAQTISYDDFIQFKGESGAKEAGKMRAEGKEYVVKDGDVLNFLFNV; encoded by the coding sequence ATGTCTTTGAAATGTGGCATCGTCGGCCTGCCTAACGTCGGCAAATCTACCCTCTTTAATGCGCTTACCAAGGCTGGAATCGCAGCAGAAAACTATCCTTTTTGCACGATTGAGCCCAATGTTGGCGTTGTAGAGGTTCCAGACCCTCGCTTAGCCGCCTTAGCTGAGATCGTCAAGCCCGAGCGTATTTTGCCCGCCGCAGTGGAGTTCGTGGATATTGCGGGCTTAGTAGCGGGAGCCTCTAAGGGCGAAGGTCTTGGGAATCAGTTCTTGGCCAATATCCGTGAAACTGACGCGATTACTCATGTAGTGCGTTGTTTCGAAGACCCTAATGTGATTCACGTTGCTGGCAAGATCGACCCTATTGCTGACATTGGTGTTATCGATACTGAGTTAGCGCTCTCAGATTTGGCCACAGTTGAAAAAACACTTGCTCGTTCAAGTAAAGCGGCCAAGTCTGGAAACGATAAAGAAGCTGCTGCTTTAGTTGCGGTGCTCACGAAAGTACAAGCGCATTTAGATTCCGCGCAACCAGTACGTAGTTTGAGTTTGACGGATGAGGAAAAATTATTGATTAAGCCTTTGTGTTTAATCACTGCAAAGCCTGCAATGTATGTTGCAAACGTCAAAGAAGACGGTTTTGAAAATAATCCACATCTTGAAGCGGTGAAGCAACATGCTGCCAAAGAAAAAGCACCAGTAGTGGCTGTATGCGCGGCGATTGAGGCTGAAATTGCAGATTTGGATGATGCTGATAAATCAGCTTTCTTGTCTGATTTAGGCATGGATGAACCAGGCTTGGACCGCGTTATTCGGGCTGGTTACGCGCTCTTGGGATTGCATACCTACTTTACTGCTGGCGTTAAGGAAGTGCGGGCATGGACAATTCATCAAGGTGATACGGCGCCAAAAGCAGCAGGTGTAATTCATACCGATTTTGAGCGCGGCTTTATTCGTGCACAAACCATTTCTTATGACGACTTTATTCAATTCAAGGGCGAATCAGGCGCTAAAGAAGCTGGAAAAATGCGCGCCGAAGGTAAAGAGTACGTTGTGAAGGATGGGGATGTACTCAACTTCTTATTCAACGTCTAA
- the hemA gene encoding glutamyl-tRNA reductase, translating into MKLLTLGINHHTAPVAIREKVAFDPEFLQEALHDLRQHLLGANQSGLPEATILSTCNRTEVYCAANDASAADILHEATFDWLAKTQQLAPSSLQPHIYSLPQSDAVRHAFRVACGLDSMVIGETQILGQMKDAVRTANDAGVLGTYLNQLFQKTFAVAKEVRGSTEIGAHSISMAAAAVRLSERIFEKISDQKILFIGAGEMISLCATHFVARKPKNVAITNRTIERGQELADSIASQDIQAESFKLSELPGRLHEFDIIVSSTASSLPIIGLGMVESALKQRRHKPMVMIDLAVPRDFEPEITRLDDVYLYTVDDLGVMIQTGANLRQAAVSQAEAIIEDRVGNFMHWMQGRNAVPLIQDIQQQGERLRQLELERAMKRLMRGDDPQEVLSAMAQGLTNKFLHGSLHALQHSNGAERDALIKLLPKLFASHTKPEDH; encoded by the coding sequence ATGAAGTTGTTGACACTCGGCATCAATCATCACACAGCGCCGGTCGCCATTCGGGAAAAGGTCGCCTTTGATCCTGAATTTCTTCAAGAAGCGTTGCACGATCTTCGCCAGCATCTGCTTGGAGCGAATCAATCTGGCCTGCCCGAAGCAACCATTCTATCTACCTGTAACCGCACCGAAGTCTATTGCGCCGCCAATGATGCAAGCGCCGCAGATATTTTGCATGAAGCCACTTTTGACTGGTTAGCAAAAACTCAGCAACTTGCACCAAGCAGCCTTCAACCCCACATTTACTCATTGCCGCAATCTGATGCTGTTCGCCATGCATTCAGAGTGGCGTGCGGATTAGATTCTATGGTGATTGGTGAAACCCAAATTCTTGGGCAAATGAAAGATGCGGTCCGCACTGCAAATGATGCAGGTGTATTGGGCACTTACTTAAATCAGTTATTTCAAAAAACCTTTGCTGTTGCTAAAGAGGTACGCGGATCGACGGAAATTGGTGCTCACTCAATTTCTATGGCTGCAGCTGCTGTGCGATTGTCCGAACGCATCTTTGAAAAAATTTCTGATCAAAAAATTCTATTCATCGGCGCAGGAGAAATGATTTCCTTGTGCGCAACGCATTTTGTAGCGCGTAAGCCCAAGAATGTAGCGATTACTAACCGCACGATTGAACGTGGGCAAGAATTAGCGGACTCTATTGCTTCACAAGATATTCAGGCAGAGTCATTCAAGCTATCTGAATTGCCTGGTCGTCTACACGAATTCGACATTATTGTTTCAAGCACGGCTTCATCATTACCCATCATTGGTCTTGGTATGGTGGAAAGTGCTCTCAAGCAACGGCGTCATAAACCCATGGTGATGATTGATTTAGCTGTGCCGCGTGATTTCGAACCAGAAATTACCAGACTTGACGATGTGTACCTCTATACCGTTGATGATCTAGGCGTCATGATCCAAACCGGAGCCAATTTACGTCAAGCAGCCGTCAGTCAGGCCGAAGCAATTATTGAAGATCGGGTTGGCAACTTTATGCATTGGATGCAAGGGCGCAACGCAGTGCCATTAATCCAAGATATTCAACAACAAGGTGAACGACTAAGACAACTTGAATTAGAGCGCGCTATGAAGCGCCTTATGCGCGGTGATGATCCACAAGAAGTATTAAGTGCAATGGCACAAGGTCTTACAAATAAATTCTTGCATGGTTCACTACATGCACTACAACACTCCAATGGCGCCGAGCGCGACGCCTTGATTAAGTTACTGCCAAAACTATTCGCCTCACATACCAAACCAGAAGACCATTAG
- a CDS encoding M61 family metallopeptidase, translating into MNKSDLPAIQYTVWPADLHGHRFKVKLRIANPDPLGQILQMAAWIPGSYLIRDFSKHIETIEAFGASSKKKLTLERIDNNQWRLPADITEPVDIITTVYAFDNSVRAAYLDTERGFFNPTSLCLSVAGQENIPCSLAITSPDNASTEHWAIQTGLRKAKTDERGFGYYLAKNYDDLIDHPVAMGEFQLVHWNSNNVPHSLAIQGCLYPVDSARLVNDLQAICSCTINLFEPKTKKAPFTNYLFLLNAVLNGYGGLEHQNSTALLCRRDQIPQKHIPLDETAYREFLGLCSHEYFHAWLVKRIKPKVFQPYDLQNRNHTQLLWLFEGFTSYYDDLQLFRSKRINPAQYLKLVADNWNGVLRSPGRLKQSLADSSFDAWTKYYQADENTPNAVVSYYGKGALLALGLDLQIRAFSKNKKSLDDLMRLIWQKHGVTLDGIAEHGLDDLIDRLLGSGFQKIWGDFKSRYVYGTEDIPLQKWISSKVVSVNLKVQTKLEKIKLQLGLRHSESNGWLKITHVLDGGAAQEAGLAPGDLLASINGQRITSNRWDKVLNSLTDHQNISVCFYRDDLEHERIMVLQPAQLPAQYDLVLSSTPTPSLTK; encoded by the coding sequence ATGAACAAATCTGATCTGCCAGCAATTCAATACACCGTATGGCCTGCAGACCTGCACGGTCATCGCTTTAAAGTAAAGCTGCGCATTGCCAATCCCGATCCCCTGGGCCAGATATTACAAATGGCGGCATGGATTCCTGGTAGCTATTTGATTCGAGATTTTTCAAAACATATTGAGACTATTGAAGCTTTTGGCGCTTCAAGCAAAAAGAAATTAACTCTTGAACGCATCGATAACAATCAATGGCGCTTGCCCGCAGATATCACTGAACCAGTTGATATCATCACGACGGTATATGCATTTGATAATTCTGTTCGAGCAGCATATCTAGATACTGAGCGGGGCTTTTTCAACCCTACTAGCCTGTGTCTTTCAGTAGCTGGCCAAGAAAATATTCCATGCTCACTAGCGATTACCTCTCCTGACAATGCCTCTACCGAACACTGGGCTATACAGACGGGTTTAAGAAAAGCCAAAACTGATGAGCGTGGCTTTGGCTATTACTTAGCTAAAAATTATGATGACCTTATTGATCATCCAGTTGCGATGGGTGAATTCCAATTGGTTCATTGGAATTCAAATAATGTTCCGCACAGTCTGGCTATACAAGGATGCCTATACCCAGTTGATTCCGCACGTTTAGTAAACGATTTACAGGCTATCTGTTCATGCACTATCAACCTGTTTGAGCCTAAAACAAAGAAGGCACCATTTACCAACTATCTCTTCCTACTCAACGCAGTGCTCAATGGCTATGGTGGCCTTGAGCATCAAAACAGCACAGCTTTACTCTGCCGCAGAGACCAGATTCCACAAAAACATATTCCCTTGGATGAAACCGCTTATCGTGAATTTCTGGGTCTGTGCAGTCACGAATACTTCCATGCATGGCTGGTAAAACGTATTAAGCCTAAGGTTTTTCAGCCCTACGATTTACAAAACAGAAACCACACCCAATTACTTTGGCTTTTTGAAGGCTTCACTAGCTACTACGATGATCTTCAGCTCTTCAGAAGCAAACGAATTAACCCAGCTCAATATCTCAAGTTGGTTGCAGACAACTGGAACGGTGTTCTGCGTAGCCCAGGAAGATTAAAGCAAAGCTTGGCCGATAGCTCTTTTGACGCCTGGACAAAATACTATCAAGCCGATGAAAACACACCGAATGCTGTTGTAAGTTACTACGGCAAAGGCGCATTATTGGCGCTTGGCCTAGATTTACAAATCCGCGCATTCTCTAAAAACAAAAAATCATTAGATGATTTAATGCGCTTAATTTGGCAAAAGCATGGTGTAACGCTAGATGGAATTGCAGAGCATGGATTAGATGACTTAATTGATCGGCTACTTGGCAGTGGATTCCAAAAAATATGGGGCGACTTTAAATCACGCTATGTATATGGAACTGAAGATATTCCACTGCAGAAGTGGATTTCATCAAAAGTAGTGTCTGTAAATTTAAAAGTTCAGACAAAGCTAGAGAAGATCAAACTACAGCTTGGGCTGCGTCATTCTGAATCAAATGGTTGGCTCAAAATTACTCATGTCCTAGATGGCGGTGCCGCTCAAGAAGCTGGATTAGCACCAGGCGACCTTTTGGCAAGCATTAATGGTCAACGCATCACTAGCAACCGCTGGGATAAGGTTCTCAACAGCCTGACAGATCATCAAAATATCTCTGTTTGTTTTTACCGCGATGATCTTGAGCACGAACGCATCATGGTGTTGCAACCTGCTCAACTGCCAGCACAATACGATCTCGTTCTATCGTCCACCCCTACCCCCAGTCTTACTAAGTAG
- a CDS encoding DsbC family protein, with the protein MTKLISSLLSNTALVLGVICTLLTPSESAFAQTEQQIKTEIQKKLSSNAKVRSVTAAPVSGLYEVLVGNEIFYTDTSGKYLIQGEIIELASGKNITEQRQADLNRIKWSDLNQANAFKSVRGNGQRQLAIFSDPNCGYCKRLEKSLQQLDNVTIYTYLIPILSPDSAQKSKQIWCSADPYKNYIDWMVNGTAPTGKTDCSNPLDKNLAFAKAYGITGTPTLFFTDGSRFPGAVQVTDIEKKFNSLK; encoded by the coding sequence TTGACTAAATTGATAAGCAGCCTGCTATCAAACACCGCACTTGTGCTTGGAGTGATATGCACACTCCTCACCCCTTCAGAATCCGCATTTGCACAAACAGAGCAACAAATTAAGACTGAGATTCAAAAGAAACTCAGCTCTAATGCAAAAGTACGCAGCGTAACTGCCGCCCCCGTTTCGGGCCTCTATGAAGTTCTTGTTGGCAATGAAATTTTCTACACAGATACTTCTGGTAAATATTTAATTCAAGGTGAAATTATTGAACTCGCCTCCGGAAAAAATATTACTGAGCAACGGCAAGCTGACCTCAACCGCATCAAGTGGAGCGATCTAAATCAAGCCAATGCATTTAAATCAGTTCGTGGCAATGGTCAGCGCCAATTGGCTATTTTTTCAGATCCGAACTGCGGTTACTGCAAGCGCTTAGAAAAATCTTTACAGCAATTAGACAACGTCACCATCTACACATATCTCATTCCTATTTTGTCGCCAGATTCCGCTCAAAAATCAAAGCAGATCTGGTGCAGTGCTGACCCGTACAAGAACTATATTGATTGGATGGTGAATGGAACTGCACCAACAGGCAAAACTGACTGCAGTAATCCTCTAGATAAAAATTTGGCCTTTGCAAAAGCCTATGGCATCACTGGCACCCCTACACTTTTCTTTACCGATGGAAGTCGTTTCCCTGGCGCAGTTCAAGTAACTGATATCGAAAAGAAATTTAATTCGCTTAAGTAA
- a CDS encoding anthranilate synthase component II, translating into MLLMIDNYDSFTYNLVQYFAELGEEVKVFRNDEIAVADIAKLNPSRICISPGPCSPTEAGISVETIKQFAGKLPILGVCLGHQAIGEAFGGKVVRAQKVMHGKTDDIHHTGVGVFQNLPNPFKVTRYHSLAIEKSSLPACLEVTATSSDEEIMGVRHREMAVEGVQFHPESILSEHGHALLKNFLQM; encoded by the coding sequence ATGCTCCTAATGATTGATAACTACGATTCGTTTACCTATAACCTCGTGCAGTACTTTGCAGAATTAGGTGAAGAGGTCAAAGTCTTTCGCAATGATGAGATTGCAGTTGCGGATATTGCCAAACTAAATCCTTCGCGCATTTGCATTTCTCCTGGACCCTGCAGCCCTACTGAGGCCGGCATCTCTGTTGAGACCATTAAGCAATTTGCTGGCAAGCTTCCTATTCTCGGCGTATGCCTTGGTCACCAAGCTATCGGCGAAGCATTTGGAGGCAAAGTTGTTCGCGCTCAGAAAGTAATGCACGGCAAAACTGATGATATTCATCACACTGGTGTGGGTGTTTTTCAAAACCTACCTAACCCATTCAAAGTGACGCGTTATCACTCGCTAGCCATTGAAAAAAGCTCCTTACCAGCTTGCTTAGAAGTCACCGCCACCTCTTCGGACGAAGAGATTATGGGCGTAAGACACCGCGAGATGGCTGTTGAAGGCGTTCAGTTTCATCCAGAGTCCATCCTTTCCGAGCATGGTCACGCCCTACTCAAGAATTTTTTACAAATGTAA
- a CDS encoding FAD-dependent monooxygenase, producing the protein MSEAHHHHSPKKQVNPSQIRSIDVAVVGGGIAGKACALGLAQLGLTTVEIAPDLGSPSPAPEGSQWGQRIYAFSPSTQKLLAHLQTWDALDHSRMQVVRDMRIYGDRGERNDQLHLSAFEAGTSQLAWIGESNLIEHTLDQASRFQNKLERINDAVETIEVNAQGSTLHLKNSELLHAQLVIAADGANSPIRSAIGITASEESYSQSAVVANWVCTYPHLETAFQWFLPGGDIVAMLPLPNKQVSMVWSTTPEHAAELLQLNQSQWQERFSLIANGAIEKQLGELTLNSTPAAFPLRKIRATRFIGPEANPQVVLIGDAAHVMHPLAGQGLNLGLRDVAVLLNVISKREPFRKLNDLTLLRRYERQRQGDTNALLWVTDKLKKLFSGTSTTEKQLRNWGLGLVNKSHFIKQRLIERALGEIDFD; encoded by the coding sequence ATGTCGGAAGCACACCATCATCATTCACCCAAAAAACAGGTAAACCCCTCGCAAATACGGTCCATCGATGTCGCCGTAGTAGGCGGGGGCATAGCCGGCAAGGCCTGCGCCTTGGGTTTAGCCCAGCTTGGGCTCACTACAGTAGAAATTGCCCCAGATTTAGGAAGCCCGAGCCCAGCTCCAGAAGGCAGTCAATGGGGCCAAAGAATCTACGCCTTTTCACCAAGTACTCAGAAATTGCTCGCCCACCTACAAACATGGGATGCCCTTGACCATAGTCGTATGCAAGTTGTGCGAGATATGCGCATTTACGGAGATCGCGGAGAAAGAAATGATCAACTACATCTCTCTGCGTTTGAGGCTGGCACTTCGCAACTTGCTTGGATTGGCGAGTCAAATTTAATTGAACATACGCTTGATCAAGCCAGTCGATTTCAGAATAAGCTTGAACGCATTAACGATGCTGTAGAAACAATTGAAGTAAATGCTCAAGGTAGCACCTTACATCTAAAAAATAGTGAGCTTCTTCATGCGCAATTAGTCATTGCAGCGGATGGAGCAAACTCACCTATTCGCTCAGCCATCGGCATTACCGCCAGCGAAGAAAGTTATTCACAAAGCGCTGTAGTTGCAAATTGGGTTTGCACTTACCCGCATCTCGAAACTGCCTTTCAATGGTTTTTGCCTGGTGGAGATATTGTGGCAATGCTACCTCTACCAAATAAACAGGTATCGATGGTGTGGTCAACTACTCCCGAACATGCAGCAGAGCTTTTGCAACTCAATCAATCTCAATGGCAAGAACGTTTTTCATTGATTGCCAATGGCGCCATTGAAAAACAATTGGGTGAACTCACTCTTAACTCGACACCAGCTGCGTTTCCACTGCGCAAAATTCGAGCAACACGCTTTATCGGCCCTGAAGCCAATCCTCAAGTGGTTCTGATTGGAGATGCCGCACATGTGATGCACCCCTTGGCAGGTCAAGGTCTCAATTTGGGATTGAGAGATGTTGCCGTATTACTGAATGTAATTAGTAAACGTGAGCCATTCCGCAAATTGAATGATTTAACCTTGCTCCGTCGTTACGAACGACAACGGCAAGGTGATACCAATGCACTGTTGTGGGTAACAGATAAATTGAAAAAGTTATTTTCTGGTACTAGCACTACAGAAAAGCAATTGCGCAACTGGGGTCTTGGCTTGGTTAATAAAAGCCACTTCATCAAACAGCGCCTCATTGAGCGCGCACTAGGAGAAATTGATTTTGACTAA
- a CDS encoding uracil-DNA glycosylase encodes MYSFSKEAIPQDWRELLGDYFDSPDWKLLENNIQNELNTNLGMVRPEPQNFFKALALTPVDSVKVVILGQDPYHSPGLAQGLAFSIPNNISPNSREFPSSLRNISKALSIEGFGALSNGDLHHWAEQGVLLLNTALSVKLGEAGSHTNLGWKSLIDRLISALSTQKPQLVWLLWGGHAQSKLPLIVQNNDQLVLQSSHPSGLGVYKTNLPFLAPADKDSCRHFTKTNDWLITHHLEPIQWVKTTTTKDEKAQGNLFS; translated from the coding sequence ATGTACTCCTTTTCCAAGGAAGCCATTCCACAAGACTGGCGCGAGTTATTGGGCGACTATTTCGACAGTCCCGACTGGAAACTACTCGAGAACAATATTCAAAACGAATTGAATACCAATCTTGGAATGGTTCGGCCCGAGCCACAAAATTTTTTCAAAGCACTCGCATTAACCCCCGTTGACTCTGTAAAGGTAGTCATCCTAGGTCAGGATCCTTATCACTCTCCTGGTCTCGCACAAGGCTTGGCATTTTCTATTCCAAATAATATCTCGCCTAACTCACGAGAGTTTCCCAGCTCGCTACGCAACATTAGTAAAGCACTCAGCATCGAGGGTTTTGGTGCATTATCGAATGGCGACTTGCATCACTGGGCTGAGCAGGGAGTTTTATTACTCAATACTGCGCTCAGCGTCAAATTGGGCGAGGCTGGAAGTCATACGAATTTAGGCTGGAAGAGTTTGATTGACAGATTGATTTCTGCACTATCAACCCAAAAGCCGCAGTTGGTTTGGCTACTTTGGGGTGGGCATGCTCAAAGCAAATTACCTTTGATTGTTCAAAATAACGATCAACTCGTTTTGCAATCTTCACACCCCTCCGGTCTAGGTGTATACAAAACAAACTTGCCCTTTTTAGCGCCTGCTGACAAAGATAGTTGTCGACACTTTACAAAAACCAATGACTGGTTAATTACTCACCACCTAGAACCAATCCAATGGGTGAAAACTACAACAACCAAAGATGAAAAGGCTCAAGGCAATTTATTTAGTTAA